One Bos taurus isolate L1 Dominette 01449 registration number 42190680 breed Hereford chromosome 16, ARS-UCD2.0, whole genome shotgun sequence DNA window includes the following coding sequences:
- the UBE2T gene encoding ubiquitin-conjugating enzyme E2 T isoform X2, translating into MQRTSRLKRELSLLAAEPPPGITCWQDGDRMEDLRAQILGGANTPYEKGVFKLEVHIPERYPFEPPQIRFLTPIYHPNIDSAGRICLDVLKLPPKGAWRPSLNIATLLTSIQQLMAEPNPDDPLMADISSEFKYNKPVFLKNARQWTEKHARQKTRKGCLAASPRWAAQRDPAPHRRGKLGS; encoded by the exons ATGCAGAGAACATCGCGTCTGAAGCGAGAGCTGAGCCTGCTGGCCGCGGAGCCGCCCCCGGGCATCACGTGCTGGCAGGATGGGGATCGGATGGAAGACCTGCGAGCGC agATTCTAGGTGGAGCCAACACACCTTATGAAAAAGGTGTTTTCAAGCTGGAAGTTCACATTCCAGAGAG GTACCCATTTGAACCTCCTCAGATCCGATTTCTGACTCCCATCTATCACCCCAACATCGACTCTGCGGGACGGATTTGTCTAGATGTTCTCAAGTTGCCACCAAAA GGTGCCTGGAGACCATCCCTCAACATCGCAACCCTGCTGACTTCCATTCAGCAGCTCATGGCCGAGCCCAACCCGGACGACCCGCTCATGGCTGACATC TCCTCAGAGTTTAAATACAACAAGCCAGTCTTCCTCAAGAACGCCAGGCAGTGGACAGAGAAGCACGCACGGCAGAAG ACGAGGAAGGGATGCCTGGCAGCCTCCCCGAGGTGGGCGGCTCAGAGGGACCCAGCGCCGCACAGAAGAGGAAAGCTGGGCAGCTGA
- the UBE2T gene encoding ubiquitin-conjugating enzyme E2 T (The RefSeq protein has 2 substitutions compared to this genomic sequence), with protein sequence MQRTSRLKRELSLLAAEPPPGITCWQDGDRMEDLRAQILGGANTPYEKGVFKLEVHIPERYPFEPPQIRFLTPIYHPNIDSAGRICLDVLKLPPKGAWRPSLNIATLLTCIQQLMAEPNPDDPLMADISSEFKYNKPVFFKNARQWTEKHARQKTDEEGMPGSLPEVGGSEGPSAAQKRKAGQLSSGGKRFCPDV encoded by the exons ATGCAGAGAACATCGCGTCTGAAGCGAGAGCTGAGCCTGCTGGCCGCGGAGCCGCCCCCGGGCATCACGTGCTGGCAGGATGGGGATCGGATGGAAGACCTGCGAGCGC agATTCTAGGTGGAGCCAACACACCTTATGAAAAAGGTGTTTTCAAGCTGGAAGTTCACATTCCAGAGAG GTACCCATTTGAACCTCCTCAGATCCGATTTCTGACTCCCATCTATCACCCCAACATCGACTCTGCGGGACGGATTTGTCTAGATGTTCTCAAGTTGCCACCAAAA GGTGCCTGGAGACCATCCCTCAACATCGCAACCCTGCTGACTTCCATTCAGCAGCTCATGGCCGAGCCCAACCCGGACGACCCGCTCATGGCTGACATC TCCTCAGAGTTTAAATACAACAAGCCAGTCTTCCTCAAGAACGCCAGGCAGTGGACAGAGAAGCACGCACGGCAGAAG ACAGACGAGGAAGGGATGCCTGGCAGCCTCCCCGAGGTGGGCGGCTCAGAGGGACCCAGCGCCGCACAGAAGAGGAAAGCTGGGCAGCTGAGCAGCGGTGGAAAGAGGTTTTGCCCTGACGTTTAG
- the UBE2T gene encoding ubiquitin-conjugating enzyme E2 T isoform X1, protein MQRTSRLKRELSLLAAEPPPGITCWQDGDRMEDLRAQILGGANTPYEKGVFKLEVHIPERYPFEPPQIRFLTPIYHPNIDSAGRICLDVLKLPPKGAWRPSLNIATLLTSIQQLMAEPNPDDPLMADISSEFKYNKPVFLKNARQWTEKHARQKTDEEGMPGSLPEVGGSEGPSAAQKRKAGQLSSGGKRFCPDV, encoded by the exons ATGCAGAGAACATCGCGTCTGAAGCGAGAGCTGAGCCTGCTGGCCGCGGAGCCGCCCCCGGGCATCACGTGCTGGCAGGATGGGGATCGGATGGAAGACCTGCGAGCGC agATTCTAGGTGGAGCCAACACACCTTATGAAAAAGGTGTTTTCAAGCTGGAAGTTCACATTCCAGAGAG GTACCCATTTGAACCTCCTCAGATCCGATTTCTGACTCCCATCTATCACCCCAACATCGACTCTGCGGGACGGATTTGTCTAGATGTTCTCAAGTTGCCACCAAAA GGTGCCTGGAGACCATCCCTCAACATCGCAACCCTGCTGACTTCCATTCAGCAGCTCATGGCCGAGCCCAACCCGGACGACCCGCTCATGGCTGACATC TCCTCAGAGTTTAAATACAACAAGCCAGTCTTCCTCAAGAACGCCAGGCAGTGGACAGAGAAGCACGCACGGCAGAAG ACAGACGAGGAAGGGATGCCTGGCAGCCTCCCCGAGGTGGGCGGCTCAGAGGGACCCAGCGCCGCACAGAAGAGGAAAGCTGGGCAGCTGAGCAGCGGTGGAAAGAGGTTTTGCCCTGACGTTTAG